The Pantoea trifolii nucleotide sequence TGATTGACGAGAACCGTTTCCGCCATAACGAAAGCGGCAGCCTCGGCGGTGAAGACTGCGGTTCTACCCAACATATTTTGCTGCTGGATGAGTTTTACCGTACCGCCGTGCGTATGGCGGGTAAACGCATCCTGTGGAACATGGTGCCTGGCGAAGAGGAGCACCATTACGACGATTACGTCATGTCGCTCTATTCACAAGGCGTTCTGACGCCGAATGAGTGGCTGGATCTCGGCGGGCTTGGCACGTTGTCAGCGGAAGAGTACTTCGGTGCCAGCTTGTGGCAGCTGTATAAAAGTATCGATTCGCCATACAAAGCGGTGCTGAAAACCCTGCTGCTGGAAGCCTACAGCTGGGAATACCCCAACACGCAGCTGTTGTCGATGGACATCAAGCAGCGCCTGCACGACGGCGAAATTGTCTGCTTCGGTCTCGATCCTTACTGCATGATGCTGGAACGCGTAACGCGCTATCTCACCAGCGTTGATGACATGGCGCGTCTTGATTTAGTACGTCGATGTTTCTATTTAAAAGTGTGTGAAAAGCTCTCGAGCGAAGATCACCATCATCAGCGCACCGGCTGGCGTCGCGAGATTCTTTCGCAGCTGGTTAAAGAGTGGGGCTGGGATGAGGAGAAGTTAGCGGTTCTGGATAACCGCGCGCAATGGAAAATCGAACGCGTACGCGAAGCGCACAATGAGTTACTGGATGCGATGATGCAGAGCTATCGCAACCTGATTCGCTTTGCGCGTCGCAACAATTTAAGCGTCAGCGCCAGCCCGCAGGATATCGGCGTGCTGACGCGTAAACTGTATGCCGCGTTCGAGGCGCTGCCGGGTAAAGTCACCTTAGTGAACCCGCAGATTTCGCCCGATCTTTCGGAAGAGAATCTCACCTTTATTCACGTCCCGGCGGGCCGCGCCAATCGCGCCGGTTGGTATCTGTATAACCAATCGCCGGACATGAGTTCCATCATCAGCCATCAGCCGCTGGAATATAACCGCTATCTGAACAAGCTGGTGGCGTGGGCGTGGTTTAACGGTTTGCTGACCAGCAAAACGCGTCTGCATATGAAAGGCAACGATCTGTGCGATCTGCCACGTTTGCAGGAGCTGGTCAACGATGTGTCGAGCCACTTCCCGCTGCGCGTGCCGGCACCGACGCCGAAAGCGCTCTACAGCCCGTGCGAAATTCGTCACTTAGCGATTATCGTTAACCTTGAACACGATCCTACCTCGGCGTTCCGCAATCAGGTGGTGCATTTTGATTTCCGTAAGCTGGATGTGTTCAGCTTCGGTCAGCAGCAGCAATGCCTGATTGGCAGCATCGATCTGCTCTATCGCAACTCGTGGAATGAAGTGCGTACGCTGCACTTCAACGGCGAGCAGGCGATGATTGAGGCGCTGAAAACCATTCTGGGCAAAATGCATCAGGATGCTGCGCCACCGGATACGGTGGAAGTGTTCTGCTACAGCCAGCATCTGCGCGGTTTAATTCGTACCCGTGTGCAGCAGCTGGTTTCGGAATGTATTGAGCTCCGTCTGTCGAGCACGCGTCAGGAACCGGGCCGCTTTAAAGCGTTGCGCATGGCGGGCCAAACCTGGGGCTTATTCTTCGAACGCATGAGCGTGTCGGTGCAGAAGCTGGAAAACGCCGTCGAATTCTATGGCGCGATTTCTAACAACAAGCTGCACGGCTTGTCGATCAAAGTGGAATCAAACCAGACGCCGCTGCCACCGGTGGTAAACGGCTACGCCAGCGAAGGCATCATTCAGTTCTTCTTTGAAGATACTAATGACGATCGCGGTTTCAACATCTATATCCTCGACGAAACCAACCGCGTTGAGGTTTATCACCATTGCGAAGGCAGTAAAGAAGAGCTGGTGCGCGACGTGAGTCGATTCTATTCGTCGTCGCATGACCGTTTTACCTACGGCTCCAGCTTTATCAATTTCAACCTGCCGCAGTTCTACCAGATTGTGAATACTGGCGAACGTTTCCAGGTGATTCCTTTCCGCAGCCAAACGTTAACGCAGCTCTGCGCTACGCAGCCTGACAACGACAACGGCGACTTCCAGCCACGCTACCAAATGCATTGATCCCGCCTGCGTTCGCGCGGCGGGATGCGCTGTAACTCTGACCTGCCGCAGGAAATGCGGCTATTTCCTGTTGCTTTTACAACGTCAACTGCGATGATAAGCAACCATGGCTTAAGGACAGAAGAGCAGACAGAATGATACGAGTGATGAGTCAGCTGGGTATGGCGCTGGCACTGGTCAGCCTGGTAGGCTGTGGCCTGAAAGGACCGCTGTATTTCCCGCCGCAAGATCAGCCAAACAAGCCGAAACAGCAGGTCACCGAGCAGCAGCAAAAAGCCGCTCAGGATGCTGATGTCGGTGGTTTGGTTACCAGCAAGCCTGGTTCGCAGGCGAACTAAAATCTATGAGTAATCCGGCGGAGCAGAAAATGCAGTTCTCAAAAATGCACGGTCTCGGCAACGACTTTATGGTTGTGGATGCTGTGACGCAAAACGTCTTTTTTTCGCCGGAACTGATTCGCCGCCTGGCGGACAGAAATCTGGGGATCGGTTTTGATCAGCTGCTGATCGTCGAGCCGCCCTACGATCCGGATCTCGATTTCCATTACCGCATTTTCAACGCCGATGGCAGCGAAGTCGCGCAGTGCGGCAACGGCGCGCGCTGTTTCGCCCGCTTTGTGCGTCTGAAAGGGTTGACCAACAAAAGCGACATTCGCGTCAGTACACAAACCGGCCGCATGGTGCTCAGCGTCACCAATGATGAGCTGGTGCGCGTCAATATGGGCCAACCGAACTTCGAACCGCAAAGCGTGCCGCTGCGTGCCAATAAAGCCGAGAACCTTTATTTGCAGCGTGTGGCCGATCAAACCGTGATGTTTGGTGCGGTATCAATGGGCAATCCGCACTGCGTGATTCAGGTCGAGAGCGTGAAAACCGCGCCGGTGGAAACGCTCGGTCCAGAGCTGGAAAGCCACGAGCGTTTCCCGGAGCGCGTCAACGTCGGTTTCATGGAAGTAGTCAATCGTGAACACATCCGTCTGCGCGTATACGAACGTGGCGCGGGCGAAACCCAGGCATGCGGCAGCGGCGCGTGTGCGGCGGTGGCCTGCGGCGTTCAGCAGGGCATTTTGGCGGAGAACGTTCGCGTCGATTTGCCGGGCGGAACGCTGCATATTGCCTGGAAAGGGGAAGGGCAACCGCTGTTTATGACCGGTCCTGCCACACACGTCTACGATGGGTTTATTCATCTATGAAAAATGTCGAAGAGCAGACCGAAAGCGAGGTTTTGCTGGACGATCAATCGGTAAGCGCATTTCTGCGTCAAAACCCCGACTTCTTTATTCGCAATGCGCGCCAGGTCGAACAGATGATGGTGCCGCATCCGGTACGCGGCAGCGTTTCGCTGGTGGAGTGGCATATGGCGCGTCAGCGTAACCACATCCAGCAGTTGGAAGAGGAGATCACGCTACTGATGGAGCAGGCTACGGCTAACCATCAGCTGTTTGATCGCCTGCTGGCGCTGCAAGGTCATCTTGCCGCCGCCGACAGCTTACAAGAGATGCTGACGCGTCTGCATCGCTGGGCGCGCGAACTCGGTCTGGCCGGTGCGCACGTGCGCGTGTTCAATGACAAATGGCACATCGGCGCGCCATCTGACTTCACCCAACTCGGCTTATCGCGTCAGGCATTCGAACCGCTGCGCATTCAGCGCTTCGGTAATGAACATCACTATCTCGGCAGCCTCAACGGCCCGGAACTGCTGCTGCTGTTGCCGCAGGCCAAAGCGATTGGCTCGGTGGCGATGTCGCTGATGGGCGAACGTGGCGAGCTGGGCGTATTGATGTTCACCAGCCGCGATAATCAGCACTATCAGGCAGGCATGGGCACGCTGCTGCTGCAGCATCTGGCGCAAATGCTGCCGGACTTGCTGTCACGCTGGATTGAACGCGCATGAGTCACGTCAGTCCGCTGCTGCCGGCCGTGGATGACTTTCTGCGTTATCTGAAGGTCGAACGCCAGCTCAGTCCGCTGACGCAAAAGAATTACCAACGGCAATTGCAGGCGATTATGGCAATGGCCGATGAGATGAAGCTGACGAGTTGGTCGCAGCTGGAACCGGCGCAGGTGCGCAGCCTGGCGGCGCGCAGCCGCCGTGGCGGTTTGGGCGCCAGCAGTCTGGCGCTGCGCATGTCGGCACTGCGCAGTTTTCTCGACTGGCAAGTCCATCAAGGCATGCTGAGCGCCAATCCCGCCAAAGGCATTTCCACGCCGCGTAACGCGCGCCATCTGCCGAAAAACATGGACGTCGATGAAGTTAACCAACTGCTGGAGATCGATCTCAATGATCCGCTGGCGGTGCGCGACCGCGCGATGCTGGAAACCATGTACGGCGGCGGCTTGCGTCTCTCCGAGCTGGTGAATATGGATTGTCGCCACATGGATTTGGACGCGGGCGAAGTGCGGGTGCTGGGTAAAGGCAGCAAAGAGCGCCGCGTACCGATTGGCGGCACGGCGGTCACCTGGATTCAGCACTGGTTATCGCTGCGTGATAGCTTTGCGCCGCAGGATGATGCGGTGTTTGTCTCCAGCCGCGGCAGCCGGATTTCGACGCGCAACGTGCAGAAGCGTTTTGCCGAATGGGGCATCAAGCAAGGCGTTGCCAGCCATATTCATCCGCATAAACTGCGCCACTCTTTTGCCACGCATTTGCTGGAATCGAGCGGCGATCTGCGCGCGGTACAGGAACTGCTCGGTCACGCTAATCTGGCGACCACGCAAATCTATACCCATCTGGATTTCCAGCATCTGGCGACGGTTTATGATGCGGCCCATCCGCGTGCCAAACGAGGAAAGTCTTAATGAAGTTTTATCGTCCGCTCGGCCCGATCAAAGCGATCACTTTTGATCTCGACGACACCTTGTATGACAACCATCCCGTGATCCGCAAAACCACCGCCGAATCGCATGCTGCACTGCAGGCGTATCATCCGGCGCTGCGTGAATTCACCCCGGCAGATTATCAGGCGCTGCGTAATGAGTTGCTGGCGCGTGAGCCGGAAATTTATCACGACGTGTCTGAATGGCGCCGCCGCTCGGTGGAGCTGGCGTTGCTCAATGTCGGCTTATCGGCATCAGAAGCCAGTGCCGGTGCCCGCGACGTGATGAGCGTGTTCCATCAGTGGCGCAGCGAAGTGACGATGCCGGAAGAGACGCATCAAACGTTGACGTGGCTGGGCGAGCGCGTGCCGCTGGTGGCGATCACTAACGGTAACGCCTGCCCGGAAAAGCTCGGCATCCATCATCACTTCCAGTTCGCGCTGCGTGCCGGTCCGCACGGTCGCGCTAAGCCGTGGCAGGATATGTATCATCTGGCCGCTGAGCGTTTGGACATCGCCCCGCAACACATTCTGCACGTTGGCGACGATCTCACTACCGATGTTGCCGGTTCGCTGCGTGCCGGCATGCAAGCCTGCTGGATCAACCTGCGTGAAGGCAATCTGATGAAGATCGACGATGCGCGTTTGCTACCGCATGTTGAAATTGATCGGTTGGCATCTCTGACCTCGCTGCTATAATCAACAGCTGTAAATACATCCAGTCGTATCCATCATCATTCGACTTGCCGCCGCGTTGGCTGCGCGTGCTCACCCCGGTCACTTACTCATGTAAGCTCCCGGGGATTCACACACTTGCCGCCTTGCTGCAAGCCGAATGATTTTGGATACGTATCTCAATTGTTAAAACGGTGCTTATGGACGTTTCTGAACTGCTTGACGGCTTGAATGACAAACAGCGCGAGGCGGTCGCCGCACCGCGCAGCAACCTGCTGGTGCTGGCCGGAGCAGGCAGTGGCAAAACCCGTGTGCTGGTGCATCGCATTGCGTGGCTGCTGTCGGTAGAGAACTGCTCGCCGTATTCGATTATGGCGGTGACCTTTACCAACAAAGCGGCGGCGGAAATGCGCCATCGTATCGATCAGCTGATCGGCACCAGCCAGGGCGGCATGTGGATTGGTACCTTCCACGGCCTGGCGCATCGTTTACTGCGCGCGCATCACCTTGATGCCGGTTTGCCGCAGGATTTCCAGATCCTCGACAGCGACGATCAGCTGCGTCTGCTAAAGCGCCTGATCAAAGCCATGAACCTTGATGAGAAACAGTGGCCTGCGCGTCAGGGCATGTGGTACATCAACGGCAAAAAAGATGAAGGTCTGCGACCAAAACACATCGAAAGCTACGGCAATCCGGTTGAACAAACCTGGCTGCGCATCTATCAGGCGTATCAGGAAGCCTGCGATCGCGCTGGTTTAGTGGATTTCGCCGAGCTGCTGCTGCGCGCCCACGAACTGTGGCTCAACAAGCCACATATCCTCAACCATTATCGCGAGCGTTTCAGCAACGTGCTGGTGGATGAGTTCCAGGATACCAACAACATTCAGTACGCATGGATTCGCATGCTGGCGGGTGATACCGGCCGGGTGATTATCGTCGGCGATGACGATCAGTCGATTTACGGCTGGCGCGGGGCGCAGGTGGAAAACATCCAGCGCTTCCTGCAGGATTTCCCTGGCGCGGAAACCATTCGCCTGGAGCAGAACTATCGCTCGACCAACAACATTCTGAAAGCTGCTAACACGCTGATCGCCAACAACAATGGCCGCCTCGGTAAAGAGCTGTGGACCGACGGCAGCGATGGCGAAAAGATCTCGCTCTACTGCGCGTTCAACGAGCTGGATGAAGCGCGCTTTGTGGTCAATCGCATCAAAAGCTGGCATGAAAACGGCAACGCACTGCAGGATTGCGCCATTCTCTATCGCAGCAACGCCCAATCGCGTGTGCTGGAAGAGGCGCTGCTGCAGGGCAGCATGCCGTATCGCATTTATGGCGGCATGCGCTTCTTCGAGCGTCAGGAGATCAAAGATGCGCTGGCCTATCTGCGTTTGATGGCCAATCGCAATGACGATGCGGCATTTGAGCGTGTGGTGAACACGCCGGTGCGCGGCGTGGGCGATCGTACGCTCGACGTGGTGCGCCAGACCGCACGCGATCAGCAACTCACTTTATGGCAGGCCACGCGCGAGCTGTTACAGAACAAAGTTTTAGCCGGACGCGCCGCATCGGCGCTGCAGCGCTTCTGCGAGCTGGTCGATTCACTGGCCAGCGAAACATCCGAGATGCCGCTGCATGTGCAAACCGATCGCGTGATTAAAGACTCCGGTTTATGGGTGATGTACGAGCAGGAGAAGGGCGAGAAAGGCCAGGCGCGTATTGAAAACCTTGAGGAACTGGTCACGGCAACGCGCCAGTTCAGCTATCAGGACGAAGACGAAGATCTGATGCCGCTGCAGGCGTTCCTGTCGCATGCGGCGCTCGAAGCGGGCGAAGGTCAGGCCGACAAATGGCAGGACGCGGTGCAGCTGATGACCATGCACTCGGCGAAAGGGCTGGAGTTCAGCCAGGTCTTTATCGTCGGCATGGAAGAGGGCATGTTCCCCAGCCAGATGTCGCTGGATGAAGGCGGTCGTCTGGAAGAGGAGCGTCGTCTGGCTTACGTTGGCGTGACGCGTGCGATGGTCAAGCTGACGCTCACCTATGCCGAAAGCCGTCGTCTTTATGGTAAGGAAGTGTATCACCGTCCATCACGCTTTATCGGCGAGCTGCCGGAAGAGTGCGTGGAAGAGGTGCGTTTGCGCGCCAGCGTCAGCCGTCCGGTGAGCCATCAGCGCATGGGCACGCCCATCGCGCAAAACGACAGCGGCTTCACGCTCGGCCAACGCGTGCGCCATGCCAAGTTCGGCGAAGGCACCATCATCAACCTCGAAGGCAGCGGCGAACACAGCCGTTTGCAAGTGGCGTTTCAGGGCCAGGGAATCAAGTGGCTGGTGGCGGCTTACGCCCGTCTTGAGACGGTGTAGCGCGGTTGCGCTACCTTGACGACTTTTTCGTCTCAGCGTAACATGCGCGCACTATTATCATGAGAGGACAATGCCTTGGACGCGCCCAGTCGATGCTGGCTCAATCACCTGTTTAACAGGAACTCCTAAGGTTACCTCTTTTAGCTGGTAGCCTTAGCGGTTATCAGCGACCTCCCTTTTTTACTCTCGTCGCGTGAGTTAGCACTGATTTACCCTTGAAGCGAAAGTTTCCGTGTTCAGGCTTCGCCGTGCCCGTAATCTACAGTGGTCACCGCCTTGTCCCATTCCGAAAAAATGGGGAGTTATTGCTATGCTGAGCGCATTTAAACTCGATCGTAATCGCCTGACGCGCATCGAGCTGGAAGAAGACAACGACAAACTCAACACGTCTGTTTGGGTCGATCTGATCGAACCCGACGACAGCGAACGCGATCGCGTGCAGTGCGAGCTCGGCCAGAGCCTGGCAACGCGTCCGGAGCTGGAAGACATCGAAGCCTCGGCGCGTTTCTTCGAAGACGAAGACGGCCTGCACATTCACTCCTTCTTCTTCTTTGAAGATGCCGAAGACCACGCGGGCAACTCCACCGTGGCATTCACCATCCGCGAAGATCGCCTGTATACGCTGCGCGAACGCGAGCTGCCGGCTTTCCGTCTCTATCGCATGCGTGCGCGCAACCAGATGCTGACTGATGGCAACGCCTATGAACTGTTGCTGGATCTGTTTGAGACCAAAATCGAACAGCTGGCGGATGAGATCGAGAACATCTATAGCGCGCTGGAGAAACTCAGCCGCGTGATCATGGAAGGCCAGCAGGGAGAAGAGTACGACCAGGCGCTGTCACGTCTGGCGGAACTGGAAGATATCGGCTGGAAGGTGCGTTTGTGTCTGATGGATACCCAGCGCGCGCTCAACTTCCTGGTGCGCAAAGCGCGTCTGCCGGGCAACCAGCTGGAGCAGGCGCGTGAAATCCTGCGCGATATCGAATCACTGCTGCCGCATAACGAATCGCTGTTTCAGAAGGTTAACTTCCTGATGCAGGCGGCGATGGGCTTCATTAACATCGAGCAGAACCGCATCATCAAGATCTTCTCAGTGGTTTCGGTGGTGTTCCTGCCGCCAACGCTGGTGGCATCAAGCTACGGCATGAACTTCGAGTTTATGCCGGAGCTGAAATGGAGCTTTGGTTATCCGGGCGCGATCAGCCTGATGATCCTCGCCGGCCTGGCGCCTTACCTCTATTTCAAACGCAAGAACTGGTTGTAACCGTTCTCAAGTCCAGGTCGTCATGAATGACGACCCTACAAAACCGCTCATGACAAACGTAGGGTCGCCATTTATGGCGACCTGGTAGATAAACTTCAATTTTCTGCGTAACCTGTTGGCTCTGCTCACTATCTGATTCTTTGCTTATGGCGCGCTTCTCATTGCGACTGCAATGGACACTTCTGCTGATTGCTTCGTTAGTGCTGGGGATGATCCTCCAGCTGTTCCACCTTCCTGCGGCCCTGCTGCTTGGCCCAATGATCGTCGGCACCGCAATGGGTTTGTCCGGCGCCACCGTGCGCATCGATAAACGCCTCTTCGTGCTGGCACAAGCGGTGCTCGGCTGCATGATCGGCCAGACTTTATCGCCGGGCATTCTCACACCACTGATCCAGGATTGGCCGGTGGTGCTGGCGGTGCTGCTGCTGACGTTAGCGGCCAGCGGCTTGTCCGGTTTTCTTTTGGTGCGCTTCAGTAATTTGCCCGGCCCAACGGGCGCATGGGGATCATCGCCCGGCGGCGCTTCGGCGATGGTGGCGATGGCCGGTGATTTCGGCGCGGATGTGCGGCTGGTGGCGTTTAT carries:
- a CDS encoding class I adenylate cyclase, with protein sequence MYLYIETLKQRLDAINQLRVDRALAAMGPAFQQVYSLLPTLLHYHHPLMPGYVEGNVPHGVCLYTPDENQLQLLQNLAGGQPLELSSAVAGERPITGIYSMGSTSSVGQNSISDLDIWVCHQSWLDNEERLNLQRKCTLLQKWCVSMGVEVSFFLIDENRFRHNESGSLGGEDCGSTQHILLLDEFYRTAVRMAGKRILWNMVPGEEEHHYDDYVMSLYSQGVLTPNEWLDLGGLGTLSAEEYFGASLWQLYKSIDSPYKAVLKTLLLEAYSWEYPNTQLLSMDIKQRLHDGEIVCFGLDPYCMMLERVTRYLTSVDDMARLDLVRRCFYLKVCEKLSSEDHHHQRTGWRREILSQLVKEWGWDEEKLAVLDNRAQWKIERVREAHNELLDAMMQSYRNLIRFARRNNLSVSASPQDIGVLTRKLYAAFEALPGKVTLVNPQISPDLSEENLTFIHVPAGRANRAGWYLYNQSPDMSSIISHQPLEYNRYLNKLVAWAWFNGLLTSKTRLHMKGNDLCDLPRLQELVNDVSSHFPLRVPAPTPKALYSPCEIRHLAIIVNLEHDPTSAFRNQVVHFDFRKLDVFSFGQQQQCLIGSIDLLYRNSWNEVRTLHFNGEQAMIEALKTILGKMHQDAAPPDTVEVFCYSQHLRGLIRTRVQQLVSECIELRLSSTRQEPGRFKALRMAGQTWGLFFERMSVSVQKLENAVEFYGAISNNKLHGLSIKVESNQTPLPPVVNGYASEGIIQFFFEDTNDDRGFNIYILDETNRVEVYHHCEGSKEELVRDVSRFYSSSHDRFTYGSSFINFNLPQFYQIVNTGERFQVIPFRSQTLTQLCATQPDNDNGDFQPRYQMH
- the lptM gene encoding LPS translocon maturation chaperone LptM, translating into MIRVMSQLGMALALVSLVGCGLKGPLYFPPQDQPNKPKQQVTEQQQKAAQDADVGGLVTSKPGSQAN
- the dapF gene encoding diaminopimelate epimerase, producing MQFSKMHGLGNDFMVVDAVTQNVFFSPELIRRLADRNLGIGFDQLLIVEPPYDPDLDFHYRIFNADGSEVAQCGNGARCFARFVRLKGLTNKSDIRVSTQTGRMVLSVTNDELVRVNMGQPNFEPQSVPLRANKAENLYLQRVADQTVMFGAVSMGNPHCVIQVESVKTAPVETLGPELESHERFPERVNVGFMEVVNREHIRLRVYERGAGETQACGSGACAAVACGVQQGILAENVRVDLPGGTLHIAWKGEGQPLFMTGPATHVYDGFIHL
- a CDS encoding DUF484 domain-containing protein, producing MKNVEEQTESEVLLDDQSVSAFLRQNPDFFIRNARQVEQMMVPHPVRGSVSLVEWHMARQRNHIQQLEEEITLLMEQATANHQLFDRLLALQGHLAAADSLQEMLTRLHRWARELGLAGAHVRVFNDKWHIGAPSDFTQLGLSRQAFEPLRIQRFGNEHHYLGSLNGPELLLLLPQAKAIGSVAMSLMGERGELGVLMFTSRDNQHYQAGMGTLLLQHLAQMLPDLLSRWIERA
- the xerC gene encoding tyrosine recombinase XerC encodes the protein MSHVSPLLPAVDDFLRYLKVERQLSPLTQKNYQRQLQAIMAMADEMKLTSWSQLEPAQVRSLAARSRRGGLGASSLALRMSALRSFLDWQVHQGMLSANPAKGISTPRNARHLPKNMDVDEVNQLLEIDLNDPLAVRDRAMLETMYGGGLRLSELVNMDCRHMDLDAGEVRVLGKGSKERRVPIGGTAVTWIQHWLSLRDSFAPQDDAVFVSSRGSRISTRNVQKRFAEWGIKQGVASHIHPHKLRHSFATHLLESSGDLRAVQELLGHANLATTQIYTHLDFQHLATVYDAAHPRAKRGKS
- the yigB gene encoding 5-amino-6-(5-phospho-D-ribitylamino)uracil phosphatase YigB, whose protein sequence is MKFYRPLGPIKAITFDLDDTLYDNHPVIRKTTAESHAALQAYHPALREFTPADYQALRNELLAREPEIYHDVSEWRRRSVELALLNVGLSASEASAGARDVMSVFHQWRSEVTMPEETHQTLTWLGERVPLVAITNGNACPEKLGIHHHFQFALRAGPHGRAKPWQDMYHLAAERLDIAPQHILHVGDDLTTDVAGSLRAGMQACWINLREGNLMKIDDARLLPHVEIDRLASLTSLL
- the uvrD gene encoding DNA helicase II → MDVSELLDGLNDKQREAVAAPRSNLLVLAGAGSGKTRVLVHRIAWLLSVENCSPYSIMAVTFTNKAAAEMRHRIDQLIGTSQGGMWIGTFHGLAHRLLRAHHLDAGLPQDFQILDSDDQLRLLKRLIKAMNLDEKQWPARQGMWYINGKKDEGLRPKHIESYGNPVEQTWLRIYQAYQEACDRAGLVDFAELLLRAHELWLNKPHILNHYRERFSNVLVDEFQDTNNIQYAWIRMLAGDTGRVIIVGDDDQSIYGWRGAQVENIQRFLQDFPGAETIRLEQNYRSTNNILKAANTLIANNNGRLGKELWTDGSDGEKISLYCAFNELDEARFVVNRIKSWHENGNALQDCAILYRSNAQSRVLEEALLQGSMPYRIYGGMRFFERQEIKDALAYLRLMANRNDDAAFERVVNTPVRGVGDRTLDVVRQTARDQQLTLWQATRELLQNKVLAGRAASALQRFCELVDSLASETSEMPLHVQTDRVIKDSGLWVMYEQEKGEKGQARIENLEELVTATRQFSYQDEDEDLMPLQAFLSHAALEAGEGQADKWQDAVQLMTMHSAKGLEFSQVFIVGMEEGMFPSQMSLDEGGRLEEERRLAYVGVTRAMVKLTLTYAESRRLYGKEVYHRPSRFIGELPEECVEEVRLRASVSRPVSHQRMGTPIAQNDSGFTLGQRVRHAKFGEGTIINLEGSGEHSRLQVAFQGQGIKWLVAAYARLETV
- the corA gene encoding magnesium/cobalt transporter CorA, which encodes MLSAFKLDRNRLTRIELEEDNDKLNTSVWVDLIEPDDSERDRVQCELGQSLATRPELEDIEASARFFEDEDGLHIHSFFFFEDAEDHAGNSTVAFTIREDRLYTLRERELPAFRLYRMRARNQMLTDGNAYELLLDLFETKIEQLADEIENIYSALEKLSRVIMEGQQGEEYDQALSRLAELEDIGWKVRLCLMDTQRALNFLVRKARLPGNQLEQAREILRDIESLLPHNESLFQKVNFLMQAAMGFINIEQNRIIKIFSVVSVVFLPPTLVASSYGMNFEFMPELKWSFGYPGAISLMILAGLAPYLYFKRKNWL